A portion of the Fulvia fulva chromosome 1, complete sequence genome contains these proteins:
- a CDS encoding 54S ribosomal protein L16, mitochondrial produces the protein MALPIKAAVPTSLLSSFTTRACCLQSALKTLCSQAQSQSRTFSSSRPTFNWLMPKAGESSKSRKGRCKVPTGGSVKGTTLVWGEYGIRLKDHDRRISAAQLKIADETIKKRLRGMKYRLYHRVSATIGVYTSGNDQRMGKGKGSFDHWAARVPVSRILFELKGEVHEQVVRDAMRLAGNKLPGLYEFVKKGDPPVMGVTKLGNGVTEESLRRPRMPQPNLQTTAERLPASTAV, from the exons ATGGCACTGCCCATAAAGGCCGCGGTGCCGACCTCCTTGCTCTCCTCCTTCACTACGAGAGCATGCT GCCTACAAAGCGCTCTCAAGACACTCTGCTCGCAAGCACAATCACAGTCGCGAACATTCTCCTCCTCGAGGCCCACCTTCAACTGGCTCATGCCCAAAGCTGGAGAGTCTAGCAAATCACGAAAGGGACGGTGTAAGGTGCCCACAGGTGGCAGTGTGAAAGGGACAACACTGGTGTGGGGAGAATATGGCATCAGACTAAAAGACCACGATCGTCGTATCAGCGCGGCACAGTTGAAGATTGCAGACGAGACTATCAAGAAGAGATTGCGAGGCATGAAATACCGACTGTACCATCGGGTATCAGCGACTATTGGCGTGTACACGAGTGGTAATGACCAGCGTATGGGAAAGGGAAAGGGATCGTTCGATCACTGGGCAGCGAGAGTGCCGGTTAGCAGGATTCTGTTCGAGCTGAAGGGAGAAGTGCACGAGCAGGTGGTGAGGGATGCAATGCGGTTGGCAGGGAACAAATTGCCTGGCTTGTATGAGTTCGTGAAGAAGGGCGACCCACCTGTGATGGGTGTTACGAAGCTTGGAAACGGCGTGACAGAGGAGAGCTTGAGGAGGCCAAGAATGCCACAGCCAAATCTGCAGACTACTGCTGAGCGACTGCCAGCGTCGACTGCA
- a CDS encoding Replication factor C subunit 1, whose protein sequence is MPSDIRSFFGGKPAGTPAEKKIKEQPSKKRGRAKKIVSDDEDDEPVPKKAAPKKSAAKKQDEPEAALEETTAGDYFGKGKPKRTEAVRPARAKEATTDATPKKSTKSAKTNGSKATPNGRGSARSAKTKKSYADLDADDFPDDDLEDNADDVFKSNAATGQRLGDDYEEGTDDEDDKPIVPKKREVGKQKKLKDHEQDDYDPDEDVDMKDTNPDDDFVVPDDDEEIVEDKPAKKTPAKASNKRKSTALDEDDEDDLEVEQAKPAKKRATPKKAPAAKKVKKETPQDSAELTAIFDNIPTIEPPPPPPKAGDEEGDGAKKKFQYGNHANSAVPAGAISDSDLPQGNPNCLAGLTFVFTGQLQRLGREQGQTLVKEYGGKITTAPSSKTSYVVLGEDAGPKKLETIKKNNLKVINEDGLFALIQQLPANGGSGAAAQKYAEKQAKEEENIRKAAEEIEKQERARMAAAKSKPQQAGSSHAKTQPKAESQKDKGKELASSVDSRLWTVRYAPQSVNQICGNKTQVEKLQRWLRAFPKNQSKGFKLPGPDGSGVHRAVMIHGPPGIGKTTAAHLVAKMEGYDVVESNASDTRSKKLVETGLKGVLSTTSLMGYFSHGADDVEASKKKLCLVMDEVDGMSAGDRGGVGALAAVCKKTQIPMILICNDRKLPKMKPFDFVTYDLPFRRPTTEQIRARIMTINYREGLKMPVNVINALIEGSGADIRQVVNMVSTAKLDSENMTFEESKDMSKAWEKHIVLKPWDMVGKILGGGLFNPSANSTLNQKSELYFNDHDFAPLMLQQNYLGTNPQRSNKYNSEPKKKNLAALDLVSKAADSISDGDLVDRMIHGSQQQWSLMPAHAIFSFVRPASFVYGSMAGHRTEFTAWMGNNSKQGKLMRFVKEIQGHMRLRTSADRHEIRQTYMPLLFDKLIKKLQEEGKESVPEIIELMDSYFLTKDDWDAILELGVGKSDMENIKIETQAKATFTRLYNQQSHPLPFMKASQVIAPKKAPAKEKPDLEEAFDESEDEAVDDADVKDEEEDVDLSKDRYVKQPKKKRATAAKAGGSKKKKAKDDDDDEEEEEKPKKGKGKGRAKK, encoded by the exons ATGCCTTCTGACATTCGCTCATTCTTTGGTGGCAAGCCCGCAGGCACGCCTGCAGAGAAGAAGATCAAGGAGCAGCCCAGCAAGAAGCGAGGCAGAGCGAAGAAGATTGTTAGCGACGATGAAGATGACGAGCCTGTGCCCAAGAAGGCTGCTCCAAAGAAGTCTGCTGCGAAGAAGCAGGACGAACCTGAGGCAGCACTCGAGGAAACAACAGCAGGTGACTACTTTGGCAAAGGCAAGCCTAAGCGGACTGAAGCAGTGAGACCGGCTCGTGCTAAAGAGGCAACCACCGATGCCACGCCGAAGAAGTCTACCAAGTCGGCCAAGACCAATGGCTCAAAGGCCACACCAAATGGACGAGGTTCAGCACGATCAGCGAAGACGAAGAAGAGCTATGCCGATCTGGACGCGGACGACTTCCCCGACGACGATCTCGAGGACAACGCCGACGATGTGTTCAAGAGTAACGCCGCTACTGGACAACGATTGGGTGACGATTACGAGGAAGGAACGGACGACGAGGATGACAAGCCCATCGTGCCCAAGAAGAGGGAGGTGGGCAAGCAAAAGAAGCTCAAGGATCACGAACAAGACGACTATGATCCTGATGAGGACGTGGACATGAAGGACACAAATCCGGACGATGACTTTGTGGTGCCAGATGACGATGAGGAGATCGTGGAGGACAAGCCGGCAAAGAAGACTCCTGCGAAAGCCAGCAACAAGCGAAAGTCAACGGCCCTAGACGAAGATGACGAGGATGACCTCGAGGTGGAACAGGCAAAGCCAGCCAAGAAGCGAGCAACACCGAAGAAGGCACCAGCTGCAAagaaagtaaagaaggagaCACCCCAAGACAGTGCGGAACTGACCGCCATCTTTGACAATATTCCTACGATAGAGCCGCCACCTCCACCACCAAAGGCAGGCGATGAGGAAGGAGATGGTGCCAAGAAGAAGTTCCAGTACGGCAATCACGCCAACTCTGCTGTGCCAGCTGGAGCCATATCAGATTCTGACCTGCCTCAGGGCAATCCCAACTGTCTTGCCGGACTCACTTTCGTCTTCACCGGCCAGCTTCAACGACTTGGTAGGGAACAGGGTCAAACACTTGTCAAGGAGTACGGCGGTAAGATCACAACTGCACCATCGTCGAAGACTAGTTATGTTGTTCTGGGCGAGGACGCTGGACCAAAGAAGTTGGAAACGATCAAGAAGAACAACCTCAAGGTCATCAACGAAGACGGCCTCTTCGCTCTCATTCAGCAACTGCCAGCAAACGGTGGCAGTGGTGCTGCCGCCCAGAAGTACGCCGAAAAGCAGGCcaaagaagaagagaacatCCGAAAAGCGGCGGAAGAGATTGAGAAGCAAGAGCGAGCACGCATGGCTGCAGCGAAATCCAAGCCTCAGCAAGCTGGATCCTCTCATGCCAAGACCCAGCCCAAGGCAGAGTCCCAGAAGGACAAAGGCAAGGAATTAGCCTCCAGTGTCGACTCGCGCCTGTGGACGGTGCGTTATGCTCCGCAGTCGGTCAATCAAATCTGCGGCAACAAAACACAGGTAGAAAAGTTGCAGCGCTGGCTGAGAGCGTTTCCCAAGAATCAAAGCAAAGGCTTCAAATTGCCTGGCCCAGATGGCAGTGGTGTGCACCGGGCCGTCATGATTCATGGACCCCCTGGCATTGGCAAGACCACAGCTGCTCATCTTGTGGCGAAGATGGAAGGCTACGATGTCGTGGAGTCCAACGCTTCAGATACTCGTTCGAAGAAACTCGTAGAGACTGGTCTCAAGGGTGTCCTCTCGACTACATCTTTGATGGGATACTTCTCGCACGGTGCTGACGACGTGGAAGCATCCAAGAAGAAGCTGTGCCTGGTTATGGACGAGGTTGACGGCATGAGCGCTGGAGATCGAGGTGGCGTGGGTGCACTCGCAGCCGTGTGCAAGAAGACTCAAATACCCATGATCCTCATTTGCAACGACCGAAAACTCCCAAAGATGAAGCCATTCGACTTTGTGACCTATGATCTGCCCTTCCGGCGGCCCACGACCGAGCAGATTCGTGCCCGGATCATGACTATCAACTATCGGGAAGGACTCAAAATGCCAGTGAATGTTATCAACGCGCTGATTGAGGGTTCTGGTGCCGACATTCGGCAGGTCGTGAACATGGTCAGTACTGCCAAGCTGGACAGCGAGAATATGACTTTCGAGGAGAGCAAGGACATGAGCAAAGCCTGGGAGAAGCATATCGTTCTCAAGCCATGGGATATGGTTGGCAAGATCCTCGGCGGCGGACTATTCAATCCTTCAGCGAACTCCACACTCAACCAGAAGAGTGAATTGTACTTCAACGACCACGACTTCGCACCTCTGATGTTGCAACAGAATTACCTTGGCACCAATCCGCAACGGTCAAACAAGTACAACAGCGAACCGAAGAAGAAGAACCTAGCTGCACTGGACCTTGTCAGCAAGGCCGCCGACTCCATTAGTGATGGAGACCTTGTGGATCGAATGATTCACGGCAGTCAGCAGCAATGGTCACTCATGCCAGCCCATGCGATCTTCAGCTTCGTTCGACCTGCTAGTTTCGTGTACGGCTCTATGGCTGGTCATCGGACCGAGTTTACTGCTTGGATGGGCAACAATTCGAAGCAAGGCAAGCTCATGCGCTTCGTCAAGGAAATACAGGGTCACATGCGCTTGAGGACAAGCGCTGATCGACATGAGATCAGACAGACGTACATGCCTTTGCTGTTCGACAAGCTCATCAAGAAGTTGCAAGAGGAAGGAAAGGAGTCAGTCCCTGAAATCATCGAGCTTATGGACTCCTACTTCTTGACCAAGGATGATTGGGACGCCATCCTCGAGCTCGGGGTTGGCAAGTCTGACATGGAGAACATCAAGATCGAGACACAAGCGAAGGCCACCTTCACTCGATT GTACAATCAGCAGTCTCACCCTCTGCCGTTCATGAAGGCCTCACAGGTGATTGCACCCAAGAAGGCGCCCGCCAAGGAGAAGCCCGATCTGGAAGAGGCTTTCGACGAGTCGGAAGACGAAGCAGTCGACGATGCAGACGTCAAAGACGAGGAGGAAGATGTCGACCTGAGCAAGGATAGATACGTCAAGCAACCCAAGAAGAAGAGAGCTACGGCGGCCAAAGCAGGTGGCAGCAAGAAGAAGAAAGCAAAAGATGATGACGACGACGAGGAAGAAGAGGAGAAGCCTAAGAAGGGCAAAGGCAAGGGCCGGGCGAAGAAGTAA
- a CDS encoding Acyl-coenzyme A diphosphatase fit1, which translates to MATRRTTTRIDVPITANGNANANSKQSQPDLDAPPPTGSPFLPTTLEAALLALYPGTLLLGSLFSTLHPASRNATYLPYAQSYDPRDAPSYFAKKSNIFNVYFVKIGWIWITAAFFLFTLTHSSLGPTLRPQPTRRRLQAGARYACITLAWFFVTQWFFGPGIVDRSFRWTGGKCQQVAYEDAEDLARKVEAGDVKDVITHAACKAIGGQWRGGHDISGHVFLLIVGSAMLWLELLPAVLRMEGLREARRIFTADGLIRRVTVESDEPASSAKTPRDMGVGIQAALGVAALSWWMLLMTAAYFHTWFEKLTGLLVAFTAIYVVYFLPRGVPALRQALGMPGV; encoded by the coding sequence ATGGCGACACGACGAACGACAACGCGCATAGACGTCCCCATCACAGCCAACGGCAACGCCAACGCCAACTCCAAACAATCCCAACCGGACCTCGACGCTCCACCACCAACAGGCTCGCCCTTCCTACCCACCACCCTCGAAGCAGCCCTCCTCGCACTCTACCCAGGCACCCTGCTCCTCGGCTCCCTCTTCAGCACCCTCCACCCCGCCAGCCGCAACGCAACATACCTACCATACGCCCAGTCCTACGATCCTCGCGATGCACCCAGCTACTTCGCCAAAAAGAGCAACATCTTCAACGTCTACTTTGTCAAAATCGGCTGGATCTGGATAACAGCCGCCTTCTTCCTCTTCACTCTCACACATTCCTCGCTGGGACCAACACTACGCCCACAACCCACAAGACGGCGTCTGCAAGCCGGAGCACGATACGCCTGCATAACACTCGCTTGGTTCTTCGTCACGCAGTGGTTCTTCGGTCCGGGGATTGTCGATCGGAGTTTCAGGTGGACAGGTGGGAAGTGTCAGCAGGTTGCGTACGAAGATGCAGAGGATCTGGCGAGGAAAGTGGAAGCCGGAGATGTGAAGGATGTCATCACGCACGCTGCTTGTAAGGCTATCGGCGGGCAGTGGAGAGGCGGACACGACATAAGTGGGCATGTCTTCCTGCTCATTGTGGGGAGCGCGATGTTGTGGCTGGAGCTTCTCCCTGCAGTACTACGAATGGAAGGCTTGAGAGAAGCTCGGAGGATATTCACGGCAGATGGTCTCATCAGGAGGGTCACGGTAGAGTCTGATGAGCCTGCGTCAAGCGCTAAGACACCTCGGGATATGGGTGTAGGAATACAGGCTGCTTTGGGAGTTGCCGCCTTGAGCTGGTGGATGCTGCTTATGACGGCCGCTTACTTTCACACATGGTTCGAGAAGTTGACGGGATTGCTTGTTGCATTCACTGCGATATATGTCGTCTACTTTCTGCCGCGCGGAGTACCTGCTCTACGGCAGGCTTTAGGTATGCCCGGGGTGTGA
- a CDS encoding Alpha-1,2-mannosyltransferase MNN23, with translation MTAADWSKTALPAWTRTTLPKRTHRVGLLAVLSALVVYVLFWPSSIPDDRGVWSKTEKQWVDPPVAPDAHRLRMADDFWPHFQNVTRMRGISMAEAKSGCTWPDSERKDINFQFGENSGWGLDLSWVKHDRSDSELKRHRARLHDYLTNGMIPYEEYAENFHGRGLVILAGDGRSLKRMHVILKQLKRLGCTLPIEFHYYGNEQTHGVQDELSKSWDVVYFNDLAGKHNIFPVSYNLAHGIHYQMKNAAMLNSRFEEPFLLDSDNVPVVNPESLWESDLYKEYGTIFWPDIARTRYNNPIWGITNTKCRMDEYEQESGQLLVNKRKFWYHLQLALWFCEPVLTGNDHYFGNILLGDKDTFRFAWHALKTKYGYPSKWLSTVGTLSDGFFCGHTFGQYHPDGQLAFLHGGTLKTMPGPVIQWQKEGRGGIFQYYQKSIYEERHEFHEKIGLKFDGHSYMPEPKDGMPAGWCSEMPDVEPRPFDELVPGWNDVFDELGGYWMIYDTSNAPIHG, from the coding sequence ATGACCGCCGCCGACTGGAGTAAGACGGCCTTGCCTGCCTGGACACGAACCACACTGCCGAAACGTACACATCGTGTGGGCTTGCTCGCTGTATTGAGCGCTCTAGTCGTGTATGTTCTCTTCTGGCCTTCAAGCATACCGGACGACCGTGGAGTCTGGAGTAAGACAGAGAAGCAATGGGTCGATCCACCTGTCGCACCCGATGCTCACAGGCTTCGAATGGCTGACGACTTCTGGCCGCACTTCCAGAATGTAACCCGCATGCGCGGGATCAGCATGGCTGAGGCCAAATCAGGCTGCACTTGGCCCGATTCAGAGCGCAAGGACATCAATTTTCAATTTGGCGAGAACAGTGGCTGGGGCTTAGATCTGAGCTGGGTCAAGCACGATCGCAGTGATTCTGAGCTGAAAAGGCACCGAGCTCGCTTACATGACTATTTAACGAACGGTATGATACCTTACGAGGAATATGCTGAAAACTTCCACGGTCGAGGTTTGGTGATCCTTGCGGGTGATGGACGAAGTCTGAAGCGCATGCACGTCATTCTCAAGCAGCTCAAGCGGCTGGGTTGCACGTTGCCCATAGAGTTCCATTATTATGGGAACGAGCAAACCCATGGCGTACAAGACGAGCTTAGCAAAAGTTGGGATGTGGTGTACTTCAACGACCTTGCTGGCAAGCACAACATCTTCCCGGTCTCGTACAATCTGGCTCATGGCATCCACTACCAAATGAAGAACGCTGCAATGTTGAACTCGCGCTTCGAAGAGCCGTTCCTTTTAGACTCGGACAACGTGCCCGTGGTCAACCCTGAATCCCTATGGGAATCTGATCTGTACAAAGAGTACGGCACTATATTCTGGCCTGACATCGCACGGACGAGATACAACAACCCAATCTGGGGCATAACCAACACCAAATGTCGCATGGATGAGTATGAACAGGAGAGCGGACAATTGCTAGTCAACAAGCGAAAGTTTTGGTATCATCTGCAGCTTGCCCTTTGGTTCTGCGAGCCTGTATTGACAGGTAACGACCACTACTTTGGAAATATTCTGCTTGGTGACAAGGATACTTTCCGCTTCGCCTGGCATGCTCTCAAGACCAAGTATGGCTATCCCTCAAAATGGCTGTCCACTGTCGGCACACTGTCCGATGGCTTCTTTTGTGGACACACTTTCGGACAATATCACCCTGATGGTCAATTGGCATTCCTGCATGGAGGCACACTCAAGACCATGCCTGGTCCTGTTATTCAGTGGCAGAAGGAAGGAAGAGGCGGCATCTTCCAATATTACCAGAAGTCTATCTACGAAGAGCGACACGAGTTTCACGAGAAGATAGGCCTCAAATTCGACGGCCATAGCTACATGCCAGAGCCGAAAGATGGTATGCCAGCGGGATGGTGTTCTGAGATGCCAGACGTTGAGCCACGACCGTTCGATGAACTGGTGCCCGGCTGGAATGATGTGTTTGACGAACTGGGAGGATACTGGATGATATACGACACGAGCAATGCGCCGATACATGGTTGA
- a CDS encoding pH-response transcription factor: MIMDGTTPQTVAQAVQQATQQAQQAAAQPSPPVQAPATTQSSTIDNLTCQWQGCGERCDSAEALYDHVCERHVGRKSTNNLNLTCQWGACRTTTVKRDHITSHIRVHVPLKPHKCDFCGKAFKRPQDLKKHVKTHADDSVLMNSPQHGNGRAAGAGGMGGANGKPSSYYPGGHDSMNSNPYPSYQPSIPNGANSGYQAAAGNQYAGYGSVSYPNSSAIADIQSMDTRRRAIEALNDFLGDIKRRAIDPHNYYDVGHRLGQGNSLPLPVGGGYNTGYQSSGGYSGGGAGFNTASLLESFNSAGMGGGGHGGVASQGYSLPLPNARTKNDLQDIDRFLEQLQATVYETSKVYENGNAAAAAGIQQPGVHSHFAGDFSMGGNHSQYRSSNSPPNFQHHLSSGGMGSVSGSSMGGVTSSASALDTPALTPASVSSYTSSGHSPMSSHSGRASFGSVSGNMYPSLPAVTGMSDLGSGYPTTTSAPASGLASGFEGLDGRRYSGGRLQRQAPQSQSEDTEMADADDGSRTPKAASPADAKRPKSKGNSSIDPALRGEDEKSPSDSASTPAAASEVEDKRQEEWVENIRLIEALRKWVSQRLEKGEFEQGDSAAGASDQQPAETTDIARLVAEKISAENAKSASPTPAAESRSEDVKYPSLPTA, encoded by the exons ATGATCATGGACGGCACCACACCTCAGACGGTCGCGCAAGCAGTGCAGCAGGCCACGCAACAAGCCCAACAGGCCGCTGCGCAGCCTTCGCCGCCCGTCCAGGCACCAGCAACTACGCAAAGCTCGACCATCGACAACCTGACCTGCCAGTGGCAGGGCTGCGGCGAGCGATGCGACAGCGCTGAAGCACTCTAT GACCACGTTTGCGAGCGTCATGTCGGCCGCAAGAGCACAAACAACCTCAATCTTACCTGCCAATGGGGCGCATGCAGAACCACCACCGTGAAGCGCGACCACATCACGTCGCATATTCGTGTCCACGTACCACTCAAGCCTCATAAGTGCGACTTCTGTGGTAAGGCCTTCAAGCGTCCGCAGGATCTGAAGAAGCACGTCAAGACCCATGCCGACGACAGCGTGCTTATGAACTCGCCCCAACATGGCAACGGTCGCGCGGCTGGCGCTGGCGGCATGGGCGGTGCCAACGGAAAGC CATCCTCATACTACCCAGGTGGCCACGACTCGATGAACAGCAACCCATATCCATCTTACCAGCCCAGCATACCCAACGGCGCAAATAGTGGTTATCAGGCTGCTGCCGGCAACCAGTATGCCGGCTACGGATCCGTCTCCTACCCAAACAGCTCCGCCATCGCTGACATCCAAAGCATGGACACTCGCAGACGCGCAATCGAGGCCCTGAACGACTTCCTTGGCGACATCAAGCGTCGTGCCATTGACCCACACAACTACTACGACGTTGGTCACAGACTTGGTCAGGGTAACTCCCTGCCTCTGCCCGTGGGTGGTGGATACAATACAGGATACCAGAGCAGTGGCGGATACAGCGGTGGTGGCGCAGGCTTCAACACTGCCAGTCTTCTTGAATCTTTCAACAGCGCCGGCATGGGTGGTGGAGGCCACGGTGGTGTCGCATCCCAGGGCTACTCTCTGCCACTTCCCAACGCGCGAACGAAGAATGACCTCCAGGACATCGATCGCTTCCTCGAGCAACTGCAAGCGACCGTCTACGAGACCAGCAAGGTCTACGAGAACGGCAACGCTGCGGCCGCTGCTGGCATTCAGCAGCCAGGTGTGCACAGTCACTTTGCTGGTGACTTCAGCATGGGCGGCAACCATAGCCAATACCGCTCCTCGAACAGCCCTCCCAACTTCCAACACCACCTTAGCAGCGGTGGCATGGGCAGCGTCAGCGGCTCGAGCATGGGTGGCGTCACCTCGTCTGCGTCCGCGCTGGACACACCTGCTCTCACTCCGGCTTCCGTCTCTTCCTACACAAGCTCAGGTCACTCTCCCATGAGTAGTCACTCTGGCCGCGCATCATTCGGGAGCGTGAGCGGTAACATGTACCCAAGTCTGCCTGCGGTCACTGGAATGTCTGATCTTGGCTCCGGCTACCCTACCACGACATCAGCCCCTGCATCTGGCCTTGCTTCCGGTTTCGAGGGTCTCGATGGTCGCCGCTACAGTGGCGGCAGATTACAGCGACAAGCGCCACAGAGTCAGTCTGAGGACACCGAGATGGCTGATGCGGATGACGGCAGCCGCACACCAAAGGCTGCTTCGCCTGCTGATGCGAAACGTCCAAAGAGTAAGGGCAACTCTAGCATCGACCCTGCGCTGCGCGGCGAAGACGAGAAGTCGCCCTCAGACTCTGCATCGACTCCTGCCGCCGCTTCCGAGGTTGAGGACAAGCGCCAAGAGGAGTGGGTCGAGAACATAAGGTTGATCGAGGCCCTTCGCAAATGGGTCAGCCAACGTCTCGAGAAGGGCGAGTTTGAGCAAGGCGACTCCGCTGCGGGAGCATCAGATCAACAGCCCGCTGAGACGACTGACATTGCGAGACTTGTTGCTGAAAAGATCTCGGCGGAAAACGCAAAGTCAGCCTCGCCGACTCCAGCTGCTGAGAGCAGGTCAGAGGACGTCAAGTACCCTAGTCTACCGACTGCCTAG
- a CDS encoding Superoxide dismutase [Mn], translating into MQLFNYSIPLLGFWQQAGDWMSNTAQSRLDSIQQSLGAGPNTQNNTMAYSLPQLGYSYDALEPHFDKETMEIHHSKHHQTYVNNLNSLLKEHSQLNTLNVDDLVTKLDQVPQDKQKGVRNNAGGHSNHSFFWQNLKLGTSLDGDLETAIKKDFGSVEDFKANFEKAATTVFGSGWAWLVSQNGTLKIVTTANQDSPLMGESVAGAKGFPIVALDVWEHAYYLKYQNRRPDYIKAFWSVVNWDFAKQRFSQAK; encoded by the exons ATGCAGCTCTTCAACTACTCCATTCCTCTTCTGGGTTTCTGGCAACAGGCAGGAGACTGGATGTCCAATACCGCACAGTCAAGACTTGATTCCATCCAACAAAG TTTGGGTGCTGGTCCAAACACGCAGAACAATACCATGGCGTACTCTTTGCCCCAGCTGGGATACAGCTATGACGCCCTCGAGCCACACTTTGACAAGGAGACCATGGAGATTCACCACTCCAAGCACCATCAGACTTACGTCAACAACCTGAACAGCCTCCTCAAGGAGCACAGCCAGCTCAACACGCTCAACGTAGACGACCTGGTGACGAAGCTCGATCAGGTTCCACAGGACAAGCAGAAGGGCGTTCGCAACAACGCCGGTGGTCACTCTAACCACAGCTTCTTC TGGCAGAACCTCAAGCTAGGCACCTCATTGGACGGTGACCTCGAGACAGCAATCAAGAAGGATTTTGGAAGTGTTGAAGACTTCAAGGCGAACTTCGAGAAAGCAGCCACCACTGTATTTGGATCGGGCTGGGCTTGGCTTGTCAGCCAAAACGGTACATTGAAGATTGTGACCACCGCCAACCAGGACAGCCCATTAATGGGAGAGAGCGTAGCTGGCGCAAAGGGCTTCCCGATTGTTGCCTTGGACGTCTGGGAGCACGCTTACTACCTCAAGTACCAGAACCGCCGTCCTGATTACATCAAGGCTTTTTGGAGCGTCGTGAATTGGGACTTTGCCAAGCAGCGCTTCTCGCAGGCCAAGTAA